One window of Drosophila bipectinata strain 14024-0381.07 chromosome 4, DbipHiC1v2, whole genome shotgun sequence genomic DNA carries:
- the LOC122322132 gene encoding uncharacterized protein: protein MEQVHPSKTTIDASDPAEQHFLKTHARREDGVYIVQYPFKEPRTPIGSTLPQALNRFAALERKFRRFPALKQQYVDFMDDYLNRGHMELIPAAAGGEDPARYNYLAHHAVFKPDSTTTRCRVVFDGSGKDSTGHSLNSRLHIGPPIQRDLIGVCLRFRQHRYVFCADIEKMFRGILVSDEHTQYQRIVWRKDENATLDHYRLLTVTYGLASSPFIAVRVLKQLSNDYAELYPTAAVVLNRDAYVDDIPTGCDNIKDLIALKDELILLLSEAQFKLRKWSSNCYALLKSLPKEICEYPPEDLEEDRSIRFVKVLGLCWGPKPDYIFFKLETPAFTTALTKRILLSELAKIYDPLGLLSPTVVFLKILFQDSWLSSVDWNEVLPHQICTRWQQFASEMHLLETCRVPRYISAPHQEMELHGFADASSQAYAAVIYSRVEVNNGYAVKLIMAKTRVAPIKPISIPRLELNAAHLLSKLIYLVKQSLTVPISRINCWSDSEIVLHWLSSPPRTWNTYVCNRTAEILEVCPRSCWQHIRSGDNPADCASRGVLPKDLVDHQIWWNGPPWLSQSRSAWPPVKAKFVLSTEEEACLEMKAETKVNLHISDDGNSLSCMINKSSSWSRLLRIVSYCLRFVHRLRERNRLSPFLSAWELQYARAKIFTHAQEEFFNVEYKQLTTGQPLSKKSKLIRYTPFLDEQRVMRVGGRIDNSIATYDAKHPILLPKESPIAGLLVRYQHAALLHAGVEYTFHSLRQRYWILGARNLVRKTVFNCRTCFLQRRHTSSQLMADLPEFRVQPARCFLHTGLDYAGPVSIKTSKGRTPRFGKAWFAIFVCLSTKSIHIELVSDLTTSAFLAAFKRFWSRRGPISDLYSDNGTTFHGAKRDLAEMQRMAIAQSQDEEISSFMASHEINWHFIPPSAPHFGGIWETGLRSIKLHLKRVIGSSALTFEECQPLTSVPEPSFLDVNINRLQRWRQLQAKVQGFWKRWNLEYLSTLQPRTKWHQDAPNVAVDTLVVLKEPNQPPSKWMLGRVTEVHPGQDQRVRVVTVKTAKGIYKRPITKIAVLPLN from the exons ATGGAACAAGTGCATCCGAGTAAAACAACGATAGACGCCAGTGATCCCGCCGAACAACATTTTCTGAAAACACATGCTCGTAGAGAAGATGGTGTTTATATTGTTCAATACCCATTCAAGGAGCCCCGCACGCCAATTGGCTCCACTTTGCCACAGGCTTTAAACCGCTTCGCCGCTTTGGAAAGGAAATTTAGAAGATTCCCCGCACTCAAACAACAATATGTGGATTTCATGGATGATTATTTAAATCGAGGACATATGGAATTGATTCCGGCTGCTGCAGGCGGTGAGGATCCCGCACGCTACAACTATTTGGCACACCATGCAGTTTTTAAGCCAGATAGTACTACCACACGTTGCCGAGTGGTATTTGACGGCTCTGGAAAGGATTCCACGGGTCATTCTCTTAATTCGCGACTGCATATAGGACCACCTATTCAACGGGACTTAATTGGAGTATGCCTTCGATTTCGTCAGCATCGTTATGTATTTTGTGCagacatcgagaagatgttTAGAGGCATTTTGGTGTCGGACGAACATACACAGTACCAACGCATAGTTTGGAGGAAGGATGAAAACGCTACGCTGGATCATTATCGACTGTTGACAGTAACATATGGATTAGCTTCATCGCCGTTTATTGCAGTTCGAGTTCTTAAACAGCTCTCAAATGACTATGCCGAATTGTATCCCACCGCTGCTGTCGTGCTCAACAGAGACGCGTACGTTGATGATATTCCTACTGGGTGCGACAACATCAAGGATCTCATTGCACTCAAAGATGAATTGATTCTGCTTCTTAGCGAAGCTCAATTCAAATTGCGAAAGTGGAGCTCAAACTGTTACGCCCTTTTAAAGTCGTTGCCAAAGGAGATTTGTGAGTATCCACCAGAGGATTTAGAGGAAGACCGCTCAATTCGATTTGTTAAAGTCCTGGGATTGTGTTGGGGACCAAAACCGGActatattttcttcaaattaGAAACCCCCGCATTTACGACTGCTCTTACTAAACGCATATTGCTTTCAGAACTAGCCAAGATCTACGACCCGCTGGGTTTGCTTTCGCCAACTGTTGTTTTTCTGAAGATCCTATTTCAAGATAGTTGGCTAAGTTCTGTCGATTGGAATGAAGTACTACCGCATCAAATATGTACACGATGGCAACAGTTTGCATCGGAAATGCAtttattggaaacttgtcGAGTTCCTCGCTACATATCTGCACCACATCAAGAAATGGAACTGCACGGATTTGCTGATGCATCATCTCAAGCGTATGCTGCCGTCATCTATAGCCGCGTCGAAGTCAACAATGGATATGCTGTCAAACTGATTATGGCTAAAACTCGCGTAGCCCCTATTAAGCCTATCTCCATTCCGCGACTAGAGTTAAACGCAGCTCATTTACTCTCTAAACTGATTTATCTGGTCAAGCAATCATTAACTGTTCCTATTTCCAGAATTAATTGTTGGTCAGACTCTGAAATAGTCCTGCATTGGCTATCTTCTCCGCCTAGGACTTGGAACACCTATGTTTGCAACCGCACTGCTGAAATTCTAGAGGTTTGCCCACGCAGCTGCTGGCAACATATTCGAAGTGGTGATAATCCCGCAGACTGCGCATCGCGAGGAGTACTGCCAAAGGACCTCGTGGATCATCAAATATGGTGGAATGGACCACCTTGGCTATCTCAGTCACGTTCAGCTTGGCCACCTGTTAAAGCTAAGTTTGTACTGTCGACAGAAGAAGAGGCCTGCCTAGAGATGAAGGCTGAAACGAAAGTTAATCTACACATTTCCGACGACGGAAATTCGCTATCTTGTATgatcaacaaatcctcctcaTGGTCCCGTTTATTAAGGATAGTCAGCTACTGCCTTCGCTTCGTTCATCGTCTTCGTGAGAGGAATCGACTTTCACCATTCCTATCGGCGTGGGAGCTACAATATGCACGAGCTAAGATTTTTACGCACGCTCAAGAGGAGTTCTTCAACGTGGAGTACAAGCAGTTAACTACCGGACAGCCATTGTCGAAGAAATCGAAGTTGATCCGCTACACACCCTTTTTAGACGAGCAGAGAGTAATGCGTGTTGGTGGTCGCATCGATAATTCTATAGCTACTTATGACGCAAAGCATCCCATTCTCCTTCCTAAGGAATCTCCAATAGCTGGTCTGCTAGTTCGCTATCAACATGCTGCATTGTTACACGCTGGAGTCGAATACACGTTTCATAGTCTACGCCAAAGGTATTGGATTCTAGGAGCTCGGAACCTCGTCCGCAAAACTGTATTCAATTGCAGAACTTGCTTTCTGCAGCGAAGACACACGAGTTCTCAACTTATGGCTGATTTACCGGAGTTTCGAGTTCAACCCGCCCGTTGTTTCCTGCACACTGGATTGGATTATGCTGGACCTGTGTCAATCAAAACATCGAAAGGCCGGACACCAAGATTTGGCAAAGCTTGGTTTGCGATCTTTGTCTGCCTATCTACAAAATCGATTCACATAGAATTGGTCAGCGATTTGACGACATCCGCCTTTTTAGCCGCTTTCAAACGCTTTTGGTCTCGACGTGGACCTATATCGGATTTATACTCGGACAATGGAACGACTTTCCATGGAGCCAAAAGAGATTTAGCTGAAATGCAACGAATGGCAATAGCTCAAAGTCAAGATGAAGAAATTTCAAGCTTCATGGCCAGCCACGAGATTAATTGGCATTTCATTCCGCCATCTGCTCCCCATTTCGGAGGCATTTGGGAGACTGGTTTGAGATCCATAAAGCTGCACTTAAAACGAGTCATTGGCAGCAGTGCCTTGACATTCGAGGAGT GTCAGCCTCTCACTTCGGTACCAGAACCATCTTTCCTGGATGTAAATATCAACAGACTGCAGCGCTGGAGACAACTACAGGCCAAGGTTCAAGGTTTCTGGAAACGTTGGAATCTCGAGTATCTCAGCACGCTTCAACCTCGCACGAAATGGCATCAAGATGCTCCAAATGTTGCCGTGGACACACTGGTTGTGCTGAAGGAGCCCAATCAACCGCCAAGCAAGTGGATGCTAGGACGAGTCACCGAAGTTCATCCTGGCCAGGATCAGAGGGTTCGGGTGGTCAccgttaaaaccgccaagggAATCTACAAGCGCCCTATTACGAAAATTGCTGTGCTTCCTTTGAACTGA